In Ramlibacter sp., the sequence GCGTTCGCGTCGGCGTCTGGGTCCTGCTGTTCCTGGGCCTGTTCACCGTGATTGCCTGGCGCCTCAACGCCGCGTTCTGGAAAGACGTCAAGTAAAAGCGACCACGCGGGCGGGCCTTGCGCCGGCCCCGCGTCCTTTCATGAGTGGGTTGCGTCATGCACCCACTCTTTTTGATTTTTAGGAGTCTCCGCCATGATGGTGCTGTATTCAGGAACGACCTGCCCCTTCTCCCACCGCTGCCGGTTTGTGCTGTTCGAGAAGGGCATGGACTTCGAGATCCGCGATGTGGACCTCTACAACAAGCCCGAAGACATCAATGTGATGAATCCCTACGGCCAGGTTCCCATCCTGGTCGAGCGCGATCTCATCCTGTACGAGTCGAACATCATCAACGAGTACATCGACGAGCGCTTCCCGCATCCCCAGCTGATGCCCGGCGACCCGGTGGACCGTGCCCGTGTGCGCCTGTTCCTGCTCAACTTCGAGAAGGAGTTGTTCGTCCATGTGAGCACCCTGGAGTCGCGCTTGGCCAAGAGCAACGAAAAGGCGCTCGAGAAGGCGCGTTCGCACATCCGCGACCGCCTCACGCAGCTGGCCCCGGTGTTCCTCAAGAACAAGTACATGCTGGGCGAGAACTTCTCGATGCTCGACGTCGCGATCGCCCCGCTGCTGTGGCGTCTGGATTACTATGGCATTGACCTGAGCAAGAACGCCGCGCCGCTGCTCAAGTACGCCGAGCGCATCTTCTCGCGCCCGGCCTACATTGAAGCCCTGACGCCGTCCGAAAAGGTCATGCGCAAGTAACCACCGAGCCGAGGCCCCGCCCACACGATGATGAATGCACTGGAGTCCACATCCACACGTCCCTACCTGATCCGGGCGCTGTATGACTGGTGCACCGACAACGGCTTCACGCCCTATGTCGCCGTGCTGGTGGATGAATCGGTCCAGGTGCCGCGCGAGTACGTCAAGAACGGTGAAATCGTGCTGAACATCAGCTTCGATGCCACCAGCTCACTCAAGCTGGGCAACGATTTCATCGAGTTCAAGGCCCGGTTCGCGGGCTCGGCGCGCGAGATCATGGTGCCAGTCGGCCGCGTCATTGCGATTTACGCGCGCGAGAACGGCCAGGGCATGGCCTTCCCGGTGCCGGTACCGGCCACCACGGGGGATGAGGTGTCGAAGCCGTCGCCCCTGAGCAGCGTGCCGGCGGTTCCGGCAACCGGCCTGTCGTCATCCGAAGGCGAGCCCCGCGTGGTGCAACTGGTCACGCCTGAGGCTGGTCCCGGCGACGACACCACCGATCCGCCCCGGCCGCCGTCGGGTCCGCGTCCGGCGCTCAAGCGGGTCAAGTGACCCATCGCCGGCCATAGCAGCCCGGTAAAATCATAAACACCGCCGATTTAGCTCAGTTGGTAGAGCAACCGCCTTGTAAGCGGTAGGTCATCAGTTCGAATCCGATAATCGGCACCAGTGCTTGCTTCCTGTTACTTCTGCGGCATTTGAACCTTCAGCCGAATTGAGTTAACCTCCCAACCCCGGTCGCGCAGCCGCGCCAGGAGAGCAGGGAGCACCTGCCGGAGCTTCGCGGCCGCTGCGTTGCTGCTGACCAGCAGGCACCAGTCGCAGCCATCCACCGGGCCGGCCTTGATGGCCGGGCGCAAGGGGACAGGGATCAACAATTCAACCGCTTTGAGCCTTTCACTGGAATCCCGTGCCAGTTCTGCCAGACGCGCCAGGGTGGGCGAGTCCTGGGCAGCCTGCTGCAGGGATACCGGATGATGAAGACGGCTCATTGGGGGGCGGACGCTTGAGGGGATAGCACAGTGCATTTGATTATCACGGATGCGTGGCTTGCGAAGAGCCGTGCCATCCATCTGAGCGGCACGCGGCTGGTCCTGTCCTTCGTGACCCTGTCCCTGGTGCTCATGTTCATGGCTGCGGGCCTGTACCACTGGGTGTTTCTCAAGGGCGCGCGCGAAGGCTGGCCGGTGATCGGCTCCCTGGTCAAGCTGATGGTGCGTGGCGAGTTCGAACAGCGCGACCGCTTCATGCGCGAGAACATCGACGCCATGGCCCGCAAGCTTGGTGAAATGCAGGCCAAGCTCGTGCAACTCGAGGCACTGGGCGAACGCGTGTCGGGGCTGGCGGGGGTCAACCCCGCCGACATCCGGGGCACGCCCGGGCGCGGTGGTGCGCTGGTGTCGGGGCGACCGCTGACCATGGAAGAGCTCCAGGCCACATTGGCCGATCTGGACAAGCTCACCGATCAGCGCACGGACCTGATGACCGTGATGGAGTCGCGGCTGTTTGACCAGAAGATCAAGAAACTGATGGTGCCGACGCAGCAGCCCGTGGCCACGGGCGTGCTGGGCTCGGCGTTTGGCTGGCGGATCGACCCCTTCACCGGTCGCTCGGCGCTGCACACCGGGCTGGATTTTCCGTCCACCCCCGGGACGCCGATTGTCGCGGCGGCCGGCGGCGTGGTGGTCACGCAGGAATTCCACCCCGAGTACGGCAACATGGTGGAGATTGACCACGGCAATGACCTGATCACCCGCTATGCCCACGCATCGCGCGTGTTCGTCAAGAAGGGCGACCTGATCCGCCGCGGGCAAAAGATCGCCGAGGTCGGCACCACGGGCCGTTCGACCGGCCCGCACCTGCATTTCGAGGTTCTCGTGCAGGGGGTGCCCCAGGATCCGCAGAAATTCCTGCTGGCCGGCCAGCGGCTGCCCGGCCCCCAGGTGGCCCAGGCAACGGCCCCTGCGGCGGCGGCGGTTCCTGCGGTTTCCGGGCACAGGTAAAATCGGGGGCTGTGCTGCACTGCACGATGCACTTGCATTGATCAGCGGCAGCCCCATTTCCTCCTGATTGACAAAGGATTGCGCTGCCCTGCTGGCCCCAGTGGGCTGGCAGGGCGGTACTGCTTTCATGGCCACCAACTTCCTCACAAAAATATTCGGCAGCCGTAACGACCGCCTCCTCAAGCAGTACCGCAAGACGGTCGAACGCATCAACGCGCTCGAGCCGCAGTACGAGAAACTGGACGATGCCGGGCTGCGCGCCAAGACCGAGGAGTTCAAGGCCCGCGTCGCCGCGGGCGAGACGCTGGATGCGATCCTGCCGGAGGCGTTTGCCGTGGTGCGCGAAGGCTCCAAGCGCGTCATGAAGATGCGCCACTTCGACGTGCAGATGCTGGGGGGCATGTCGCTTCACAACGGCAAGATTTCCGAGATGCGGACCGGCGAGGGCAAGACCCTGACCGCCACCTTGCCCGTGTACCTGAACGCACTGACCGGCAAGGGCGTGCACGTGGTCACCGTGAACGACTACCTCGCCAACCGCGATGCGCAATGGATGGGCCGCCTGTATGGCTTCCTCGGTCTGTCCGTGGGGGTCAACCTGCCCAACATGTCGCGCGAGGAAAAGCAGTCCGCCTACCGGTCCGACATCACCTATGGCACGAACAACGAATTCGGCTTTGACTACCTGCGCGACAACATGGTG encodes:
- a CDS encoding glutathione S-transferase N-terminal domain-containing protein, whose protein sequence is MMVLYSGTTCPFSHRCRFVLFEKGMDFEIRDVDLYNKPEDINVMNPYGQVPILVERDLILYESNIINEYIDERFPHPQLMPGDPVDRARVRLFLLNFEKELFVHVSTLESRLAKSNEKALEKARSHIRDRLTQLAPVFLKNKYMLGENFSMLDVAIAPLLWRLDYYGIDLSKNAAPLLKYAERIFSRPAYIEALTPSEKVMRK
- a CDS encoding ClpXP protease specificity-enhancing factor gives rise to the protein MNALESTSTRPYLIRALYDWCTDNGFTPYVAVLVDESVQVPREYVKNGEIVLNISFDATSSLKLGNDFIEFKARFAGSAREIMVPVGRVIAIYARENGQGMAFPVPVPATTGDEVSKPSPLSSVPAVPATGLSSSEGEPRVVQLVTPEAGPGDDTTDPPRPPSGPRPALKRVK
- a CDS encoding M23 family metallopeptidase, whose amino-acid sequence is MHLIITDAWLAKSRAIHLSGTRLVLSFVTLSLVLMFMAAGLYHWVFLKGAREGWPVIGSLVKLMVRGEFEQRDRFMRENIDAMARKLGEMQAKLVQLEALGERVSGLAGVNPADIRGTPGRGGALVSGRPLTMEELQATLADLDKLTDQRTDLMTVMESRLFDQKIKKLMVPTQQPVATGVLGSAFGWRIDPFTGRSALHTGLDFPSTPGTPIVAAAGGVVVTQEFHPEYGNMVEIDHGNDLITRYAHASRVFVKKGDLIRRGQKIAEVGTTGRSTGPHLHFEVLVQGVPQDPQKFLLAGQRLPGPQVAQATAPAAAAVPAVSGHR